CGTGGCGGACCATGTTCATCCCCTCACGATCGACAGCCTACGGCGCTGTTCTTCTCGCTTTGACCCTGATGGCTTCGACGGTTTTGGGCCAGCAAGCCAAGCGGTCTGAGAGTGATGCGTTTCGAAGCCGGCGTGCGGCGCCGGCCGATGCCGCCACACGTGCGACGCGACAGCGCTTCCTGGAGATGTTCGCTCGCACGTACTTTCCCGGACGGACCGGCCAGCTCCTGATCGTGCCGCGTGAGGGCGACCTCATCACGCGCCCCGATGCAGAGGTGACGTACATGCACGGTTCCCCGTGGCCGTACGACGTCTCGATTCCGCTGATGTTCGCGGGCCCCGCGGTGAAAACGGGCGTGTACTCGATGCCGTGCGTCCAACAGGACGTTGCGCCGACGCTCGCTGCCGCGCTGGGCGTGACGATGCCCCCGACCGCGACAGGCCGTGTATTGCCGGTCTTGCGCCCCGGCTTCGCACGACCGCGCGTCGTCTTCCTCCTCGTTCTGGATGGCATGCGGCCCGACTACTTCGATCGGTACGCCGATGTGATGCCGACGCTTTCCGCCTTACGCCGGCGCGCCGCGTGGTTCACCCAGGCGCGTGTCAACTTCCTGCCCACGAACACCGGCGTCGGACACTCGACCATTTCCACGGGCACAGAACCCAGGGTGCACGGCATCACGGGCAACAGCATCTACGACCGCGTCCACCGGCGGCGCCAGGAGCTGTTCGGCGGAATGGTGCCGCAGGCGCTGATGGCATTGACGCTCGCGGATGTCTGGCAGCTCGCCACGTCGGGCCGCGCGATCGTGTTGGCCCAGGGCAGCATCGACCGCGCCGCGACACCGCTCGCCGGCCATGGCGCGTGTCAGCCGAACGGCTCGCCGGTCGTGCTCGTCTGCTATGACGAGAAGACCGGCTTCTGGCGCACGAACCCCGACTGCTTCCGGCTGCCTGACTACCTGAAGGATCGTAACGCGAGCGCACTCTGGTCGACGGAGAGCGAGTGGCTGCATCACCGGATCGATTCGCCCGCAGCGGTGCGTCGTTCCGCGCTGTTTCCCACGTTCGAAGCCGACGCGATGACCGACATGATCGAGCGCGAGCCGCTGGGAGAAGACGGCGTCCCGGACCTCATCCTCTTGAACTACAAGGGTGCGGATTTCGTGGGGCATCAACACGGCCCCGATTCGAACGAGCTGCGCCTCACCCTCGGCGAAATGGACCGCAATCTGGCGCGCATCATCGGCGCGCTCGTGGCCAAGGTTGGAGAGGATTACCTTCTGGCGGTAACCGCAGACCATGGCATGCCCTCCGCACCGCCGGAGCGCCGGCACTTTGCGCCCGCGATGGTAGACCTGCTGCACCAGAAGTTTGATCCTCAGGAAAGGCAGCTCGTCACGGCCTATGAGCCGGAAAACGCGCAGATGTTCGTGGATGAGGACCGGTTGTCCCATCTCGGCCTGACCCTTGGCGACCTGGCTCGTTTCCTCGAGGCGCAGCCGTTCATCTTCGCGGTCTTCACCCAGGACGACGTGCAGAGCGCGGCCGCGGCGGCGAAGCCGGTGACGCCGGCGCGCTAGGGACGCGAGGGCGAGCCGACGGGAGGCCGGATCGGGACGCCGCCGTCCGATCCCCCGCCCCCCTCCCTCCAGGCAACGTTGACACCCAGGTTGACGGAATAGCTCTTACCGGACCTATAATCTCAGCTTGAACTTCCTCGAGCCCCGCATCCTTGTACTTCTCCGCCCAGGCCTTCAAGTAGGGTAGCGGCCGCAGCGAGTTGATGCAGGTGTACGTCCAGAAGTCGACCAGGACGACCTTTCCACGCAGCGACTCGCCGGTCAACGGCGCGGAGTTCAGCCAGCCGATCGCGCCGCCGAGGTCAGGCATCTCGCCCTCCTCGGCCAAGGCGGGACGACCGCCGGTCCCCAGCGCGCTCAGCACGGCGACCATCGCCGCCCCGATCGCGGGCAGCGCGGCCAGTCCGATGATTTCGATTCTCACGCTGCTCCTCCTCCCAAGCGAGGTGCCCCCTGGCGGTGGGGGAAGACGGCGCGCGCGCACCGCGCGCCATCTTCCCGTCTCCGTCTAGCGAAGCGACCGGAACCCAGCGCGTAGTTCGTTCACGAAGAGCTCCGGCTGTTCCCAGGCCGCGAAGTGCCCGCCCTTGGGGAGCTTGTTGTAGTGGATGAGGCTCGGATAGGCCTTCTCCGTCCAGCTCCGCGGGGCTGGATAGAGTTCGTCAGGGAAGACGCTCACGGCAACCGGGATGGAGACGCCTTTGGCATTGAAATACCCTTTGCCCCAGTACTCCCAATAGAGACGGGCGCCAGAGAGCGCCGTGTTCGTCAACCAGGTGATCGTGATGTTGTCGAGGATGTCGTCGCGGGTGAGGCCCTCGGCTTGTCCTTGAAAGACGCGTGAGATCAGATCGTAGCTGCGTGCGTCGTGATCAAGGAAATAAGCCGCCAGGCCGACGGGTGAGTCCGCGATTCCGCACAGTGTTTGCGGTCGCAGACCCATCTGGAACCCGTAGGCGATTCCCTTTTGATAAACGAACTGCAGACGGTCGTAAGCGAGTTTCTCGTCAGCTGAAAGACCCGATGGCGCCGGCGCGCCGGAAAAGGCCGCCCCGTCAATGTCGGCCGGAAAGATGCCGGGCATGTTGGTGTGAATGCCGAGCAACTCCGGAGGCGCCTGCAGGCCCATCAGATCGGTGATGACCGCGCCCCAATCGCCGCCTTGGGCGACGAATTTCGTGTAGCCCAGGCGCTTCATCAGCACCACCCAGGCACGCGCGATGCGGGCCGGGCCCCAGCCGGCCGTGGTCGGCTTGCCCGAGTACCCGTATCCCGGCATCGATGGGATCACCACATGGAAGGCGTCCGAGGCGCTCCCGCCGTGCGCCCTAGGATTGGTGAGGGGATCGACAATCTTCAGCTGTTCGACGACCGATCCGGGCCATCCGTGCGTGACGATGACCGGCAGCGCATTGTCATGCTTCGAACGGGCGTGGATGAAGTGGATGTCCAGCCCGTCGATCTCGGTGATGAACTGCGGAAGGGCGTTCAGTCTCGCCTCGCACTTGCGCCAGTCGTACTCGGTCCCCCAGTAGCGCGCGAGCTTCTCAACGGTCGCGAGCTGCACGCCCTGCGTGGCGTCAGGGACAGTCTCCCGGTCGGGGAACTTGGTCGCCTGGATGCGCCTGCGCAATTCGGTCAGTTCCGCTTCCGGGACATCCACCCGGAACGGACGCAGGGCCGTCCTGTCAGCGGACTGCGCGTCCATCTGGAACGGAGGCATTGCGGTCCTGTCGGCCGCCCGCCCACTGCCTGGTGTACGAATAGTTTGGGTCATGGTGTCCTCCTCTTTTCGTCCCGCGGCACCGATCCGGAATGGATCGGATAGACCACGAAGACGCGGACAGGATGGGCCCACGAGCGCGCGCGTTCAATTGGACGAAGGTATCGCCGATACCTTCGCATTGGTCTCGAAGGTGGCATGGTATCGGCGATGAGAGGGGAACCGGCGGCGGGTCTTCCGGCCGCGGCAATCGCTCCGAGAGTCAGACCTTCGAAGGAGACCGCAGACCGAGTCTCGCGGACATCGTCACCAGGTCGGGAAGAGAATTGGCCTTCATCTTGCGCATGACCTGACCCCGGTGGGCCTTCACCGTGATCTCGCTGATGCCGAGTTCTCCGCCGACCTGCTTGTTCAACAGCCCGGAAACGACCAGTACCATCACCTGGCGTTCGCGGGGTGTCAGGAGCGTGTAGTAGTCACGCAGCATCTGGATCTCTGCCTCGCGATCCAACGCGGCACGGCTCCGTTCGAGCGCGTTTCGTATGGCGCCCAACAGCATCTCGTCGCCGAAGGGTTTGGTCAGGAACTCGACGGCGCCCGCCTTCATCGCCTGCACCGTCATCGGCACGTCACCGTAGCCGGTGATGAAGATGATCGGCATGTCCGTGCGCTCCACCGCGATGCGCTTCTGCAGCTCGAGGCCGTTGAGGCCGGGAAGAGAGACGTCGAGTACGAGGCAGCTCGGGATCACGGGTCGGGAGCGGGCCAGAAATTCGTGCGCCGATGCGAACGTCTCGGACCGCCAGCCCTCGGAGCCGATCAGCAGCTCCAGCGATTCGCGCACCGAGATGTCGTCGTCAACGACGAAGACGATCGAAGTGGCATCCGACATGGCAGGGCCTCGATGTGCGGTCACATCCCGCCGGCACGGCGTCCGGATTGCTCAGCTCGTCCGAAGAGCGGCATCGAGCGCCTCGAGCAACGCGGTGTCGCTGAACGGCTTGAACAGGCACTCCACGGCGCCCGATTCGAGCATCCGGGGGCGGACGGCCCCATCTCTGAGAGCCGTGATGAACACGATCGGAATCTCCTTCCGGCGCCGCCTCAATTCCAGTTGGAGCTCGGGTCCCGTCATACCCGGCATCGCGATGTCGAGGATCAGGCACCTCGTGTGGCCCACGCAATCCGAGGCGAGGAACTCTTCGGCCGACGAAAACGCGCGGGTGGCGAAACCGAACTCCCTGAGCAGGTCGGGGAGCGATTCGCGCACCGACTCGTCGTCGTCGACGACCGACACGAGCGAGCGACTGTTCACCATGGGTCGTTCACGTGGCATGCGTCACGACCTCCCCTCGATCGGCATCGCACCGTGGGCGCCGATCCTACCCTCGCGTGCACGAGGAATCGAGAACCAGAACGTGGCTCCGGGGCCATCGTTCAGAGTGGCCCAGATGCGGCCGTCGTGGCTTTCGATGATGGAGCGACTGACCGAGAGCCCAACTCCCATACCATCACTCTTGGTCGTGTAGAACGCATCGAAGAGCGCCCCCGCATGGCGAGGATCGAACCCGACTCCCGAGTCCCGCACGGCCAATCGTACCTGGTCCTGCTCGTCAAGGTCGGTCCTGATCAGCAGCTCCCGCGGCCGATCTTCGATGTTTCTCATCGCGTCCGACGCATTCACGAGCAGGTTCAGAATCACCTGCTGGAGCTGGACCAGGTCAGCAGCGACGCGGGGGATATCGTCTGCGAGCACGAGCCGCAGCGTCACCCTGTGTCGCTGGAGGCGGCTCAAGCACAGGGCGACGACTTCGCGCGCAACCTCGTTGAGGTCTACCGACTCGATGACGGGGTCCCTCTTGGTGAAGAGCGCGCGCAACCGTGTGATCACGTCCGAGGCACGGTTGCCGTCGCGGATCGTGCGCCGGGCGGTCTCCCGCGCGCCGGCGACGTTAGGCGGATCGGCCGCCAGCATCCGCAGACAGGTACTCGCGTTGGTGATGATGCCGGACAGAGGCTGGTTGACTTCGTGCGCGATCGACGCCGTCAACATGCCGAGGCTGGTGACCCTCGCGACCTGAGCGATCTCCGATCGAGCCCTGCCGAGCGCCTCTTCGGAAGCACGCCGCTGCGTCACGTCCTGCACCGCACCGATATACTCGAGCCGTCCTTCTGCGTCGCGACTCCCGTGAGCGATGGCGTTCACATACTTCACGGAACCGTCCGGCATCAGCAGTCGGTGCGGGTATTCGAAATCGGCGCCACCGGCGCGTGCCCGTTCGATCCTTTCGTTCATCATCGGCACATCTTCGGGATGGACTCGAGCATTCATCCGTTCGATCGTCACGGGGGTGCCCGGCTCGAACTCGAAGATGCGATAGAGTTGTTCGGACCAGGTGATTTCGTCGGTCGCCACCTTCCAGGAAAAGCTGCCCGTCAAGCTGAGGCGTTGACCCTCTGCGAGAAATGCCTCGCTGCGACGCAACTCTTCCTCAGAACGCAGATCCTTGGCCACCTCGGCCTGTTTGCGTACCGTGATGTCCTGGAACGTCACCAGACTCCTGCGCTCGGAATGGCCCGGGAAAGACAAAGGACGAGCGTCAAGAATGAGCGTCCGCTCCCCCCTGGGCGTCGGGATGTTGTCCACCTCGACGGGTTGGAACGCATCGTTGCCGGCAAGCACCTCTTCGAGCTGGCTACGTAGCGGCACAAGGTCAAAGGTGCCATTCCCGAGTTCGTGGAAAGGGATACCTTGCGTCTCATCGCGAGAGACCCCGAACATCGTATAGAAGGCGCGATTGCCCGACTGGATCCGCTGGTCGGCACTCAAGACAACGAGGGGATCGGCGACCGTGTTGAGGATCGCCTTGGTGCATTCGCGTTCGTAGACGGCCTGATTGATACTTCCGCGGAAAGCCGTCACATTGGTGAAAGTCAGCAAGGCGCCGCTGACCTGG
The Candidatus Dormiibacterota bacterium DNA segment above includes these coding regions:
- a CDS encoding alkaline phosphatase family protein, coding for MTTWRTMFIPSRSTAYGAVLLALTLMASTVLGQQAKRSESDAFRSRRAAPADAATRATRQRFLEMFARTYFPGRTGQLLIVPREGDLITRPDAEVTYMHGSPWPYDVSIPLMFAGPAVKTGVYSMPCVQQDVAPTLAAALGVTMPPTATGRVLPVLRPGFARPRVVFLLVLDGMRPDYFDRYADVMPTLSALRRRAAWFTQARVNFLPTNTGVGHSTISTGTEPRVHGITGNSIYDRVHRRRQELFGGMVPQALMALTLADVWQLATSGRAIVLAQGSIDRAATPLAGHGACQPNGSPVVLVCYDEKTGFWRTNPDCFRLPDYLKDRNASALWSTESEWLHHRIDSPAAVRRSALFPTFEADAMTDMIEREPLGEDGVPDLILLNYKGADFVGHQHGPDSNELRLTLGEMDRNLARIIGALVAKVGEDYLLAVTADHGMPSAPPERRHFAPAMVDLLHQKFDPQERQLVTAYEPENAQMFVDEDRLSHLGLTLGDLARFLEAQPFIFAVFTQDDVQSAAAAAKPVTPAR
- a CDS encoding epoxide hydrolase; translation: MPPFQMDAQSADRTALRPFRVDVPEAELTELRRRIQATKFPDRETVPDATQGVQLATVEKLARYWGTEYDWRKCEARLNALPQFITEIDGLDIHFIHARSKHDNALPVIVTHGWPGSVVEQLKIVDPLTNPRAHGGSASDAFHVVIPSMPGYGYSGKPTTAGWGPARIARAWVVLMKRLGYTKFVAQGGDWGAVITDLMGLQAPPELLGIHTNMPGIFPADIDGAAFSGAPAPSGLSADEKLAYDRLQFVYQKGIAYGFQMGLRPQTLCGIADSPVGLAAYFLDHDARSYDLISRVFQGQAEGLTRDDILDNITITWLTNTALSGARLYWEYWGKGYFNAKGVSIPVAVSVFPDELYPAPRSWTEKAYPSLIHYNKLPKGGHFAAWEQPELFVNELRAGFRSLR
- a CDS encoding response regulator; this encodes MSDATSIVFVVDDDISVRESLELLIGSEGWRSETFASAHEFLARSRPVIPSCLVLDVSLPGLNGLELQKRIAVERTDMPIIFITGYGDVPMTVQAMKAGAVEFLTKPFGDEMLLGAIRNALERSRAALDREAEIQMLRDYYTLLTPRERQVMVLVVSGLLNKQVGGELGISEITVKAHRGQVMRKMKANSLPDLVTMSARLGLRSPSKV
- a CDS encoding response regulator is translated as MPRERPMVNSRSLVSVVDDDESVRESLPDLLREFGFATRAFSSAEEFLASDCVGHTRCLILDIAMPGMTGPELQLELRRRRKEIPIVFITALRDGAVRPRMLESGAVECLFKPFSDTALLEALDAALRTS
- a CDS encoding ATP-binding protein — protein: MTTEGMTLNGDRTSFQWVHGGDAVAQMATTDLIDILDAVEVPIVLVRRDFIISCFNQAAADVLGLAPSAIGRASRDIPILAGLPHLEQQCSRVIAGGVESRVDFRDGDRWFVVRISPYPNSGRQVSGALLTFTNVTAFRGSINQAVYERECTKAILNTVADPLVVLSADQRIQSGNRAFYTMFGVSRDETQGIPFHELGNGTFDLVPLRSQLEEVLAGNDAFQPVEVDNIPTPRGERTLILDARPLSFPGHSERRSLVTFQDITVRKQAEVAKDLRSEEELRRSEAFLAEGQRLSLTGSFSWKVATDEITWSEQLYRIFEFEPGTPVTIERMNARVHPEDVPMMNERIERARAGGADFEYPHRLLMPDGSVKYVNAIAHGSRDAEGRLEYIGAVQDVTQRRASEEALGRARSEIAQVARVTSLGMLTASIAHEVNQPLSGIITNASTCLRMLAADPPNVAGARETARRTIRDGNRASDVITRLRALFTKRDPVIESVDLNEVAREVVALCLSRLQRHRVTLRLVLADDIPRVAADLVQLQQVILNLLVNASDAMRNIEDRPRELLIRTDLDEQDQVRLAVRDSGVGFDPRHAGALFDAFYTTKSDGMGVGLSVSRSIIESHDGRIWATLNDGPGATFWFSIPRAREGRIGAHGAMPIEGRS